The DNA window CGAATACCTGCGTCGAAAATAAACTCAATGCGTAAAACCGGTTGCGATCCGGCAATCAATTGGAAAAATGGAACACCATTATCCAACGTTCTGCTCTCGGGATGGAGGAGGTCGACTTTATTAATGGATTTTGCTTCGGGAGCAATGGTTCGGTCGATTTTCATATTATTTTTTTGCGAGGTAATACAAAGTGGAGCAATTTTCGGGACGAATCATTTTCTGTGCCGCATTCAGGATTTCTGCCGATGAAACCTTTCTGTATTTTTCAATTTCAAGATTCACCATGGCAGCATCTCCCAATAATTCGAAATAACAAAGTTCCATCGCTTTATCGAGCACTGCCATGTCGTTAAAAACCTTGGTCGTTTCTGCTTTGTTTTTCACTTTTTCCAATTCATCTTCCTGAATGGGTTCTGTGATGATTTCGTTTAAAATCTGATCAATTCCTGCCTCCGCTTTTTCCATAGAAACACCTTCGATAAGCTTACCGGAAATGATGAACAATCCATCATCCAGATCGCCGGAAATAAAGGCGCTGACTTCAGAAAATAATTTCTGTTCGCGAATAAGCGCATGGTATAAACGCGATGATTTCCCTCTGGATAAGATATCCGAAAGCAGATCCACTGCATAAAAATCTGCAGAATTTCTGCTACCCATATGCCATGCTTTGTATATGGCATCGAAAGGGACATCACGTTCAACCGTTAATGTTCTGACTTCTGTTTGAGCAGGTTCTTTCGGAAGATTTCTTTGCTTTTTTGCCTGTGCAGGAATGGAAGAAAACCATTTTTCACATAAGGATTTTACCTCTGCTGTTTCTACATTTCCGGCAACACACAAAATAGCATTTCCAGGGTGATAATGCGTTTTAAAAAATGCTTTTACATCTGCGAGAACAGCGTCTTCAATATGCTTGATTTCTTTGCCAATAGTCGCCCATTTGTAGGGATGCACTTTATAGGCGAGCGGACGAAGCAATAGCCACACGTCACCATAAGGTTGATTGAGGTAGCGTTGTTTGAATTCCTCAATAACAACACTGCGTTGCACTTCTAAACTTTTTTCAGAAAATGCCAGCGATAACATGCGGTCGGAATCCAGCCAAAAAGCTGTTTCCAGATTATCGGTGGGTAAAGTGACGTAGTAATTGGTGATGTCGTTATTCGTAAACGCATTGCTGCTGCCTCCAACGGCTTGTAAAGGTTTATCGAAATCGGGAATGTTAACAGATCCGCCAAACATTAAATGCTCGAATAAATGCGCAAATCCGGTTCTCGATTCATCTTCATCTCTTGCTCCAACATCATAGAGAATGTTAAACGCAACAATGGGTGTGGAATCGTCGTGATGAACAATCACTTTTAGTCCGTTGTCTAACTGAAAACGATCAAATTTTATCATACTGTTAATGGTTCAGATTCTTTCAATTTTAATAAAGCCTGGTTGTATTCGGTCAACATCTCCATAACAATTTCGGCAGCTGGTTGAATGCGATCAAACAAAGCAGATACTTGTCCGATTTCCAATTCTCCTTCTACCATATCTCCTTCGAACATTCCTTTTTTTGCCCGGCCTTTTCCCAATAGCGTTTTTAAATCTTCAAGCGAAGCACCTTTTTCATAGGCCGACATCACCTGTTGGTAAAAAGGATTTTTTATCAATCGCACCGGTGTAATTTCTTTCAAGGTTAAAGCCGTATCGCCCTCCTTCGTGTTGATCACTGCTTCTTTAAAATGCAAATGCGCCGAAGATTCATGCGATGCCACAAATCGACTCCCCACCTGCACGGCATCTGCTCCCAAAGCCATGGCCGCAAGCATTTGTTGTCCCGTTCCAATTCCACCTGCAGCTATCAAAGGAATTTGTATCGCTTTTTTCACGGCTGGGATTAGGCAAAGTGTAGTGGTTTCTTCGCGACCATTATGTCCGCCCGCTTCAAATCCTTCGGCAACAACGGCATCTACTCCTGCTTCCTGTGCTTTTAATGCAAATTTTGAACTGGAGACTACATGGACCACAATTTTTCCATGTTCCTTCAGCATCGAAGTATAGGTTTTCGGATTTCCAGCAGAGGTAAATACGATGGGGACATTTTCATCAATGATGGTTTGTATATGCTTGTCAATATCCGGATACAACATCGGAAGGTTCACCGCGAAGGGTTTATTGGTGGCCGCTTTACATTTTTTTACCTGCTCACGAAGGATTTCCGGGTACATGGATCCGGATCCGATAATGCCGAGTCCACCCGCATTGCTCACCGCAGAAGCGAGCTCCCATCCCGAGCACCAAATCATACCTGCCTGAATGATAGGGTATTGAATGCCAAAAAGTTCGGTGATTCTATTGTTGTTCATTGAAAATGATTTTATGCGAATCTAATGGTTTTTCGGGCTATTCCTCATTTAGGGAATGGCTTGACTGATTTCCTTTTTTATTCTATATTTGAGGTTCGAATAGCTATGAAATGTTAAAACGTCTCGCCATATTTTCTTTGTCGTTGCTGGCTCTGCCGGTGATGTCGCAGATGAGTACATTTTACCGTTTGGATGTTGGTGGAGGGTTTGGAGTATCCAATTATCTTGGAGAAATAGGAGGGAAAGAAAAAACCGAGCGTCCATTCGTGTGGGATATGAAACTGAACCAAACCCGTTGGAATGTGGGAGGTTTCGCCCGTTTTAAAATGAACAATTATTACTCTCTGCGTGCTGATCTTGTTTACGGTCGAATTCAAGGTGCCGATAGCTTGTCCACCAATCGTGGTCGCGTTGGAAGAAACCTGAGTTTCCGCAATGATATGCTCGAACTTTCTGCCCGTGCAGAAGTGTATTTGTATAATACCAACGACGTAGGTAACCGCGGTTGGTACCGTGTCGATTTTAAATCTTATGCCTTTGCAGGTGTAGGTGGATTGTTGCATGGACCTAAAGCGCTCTATAACGGCGAATGGGTGAAGCTTCGTCCCCTCGAAACCGAAGGCGTGAAGTATGGAAAAATTACAGCTGTTGTTCCTGTTGGTGTTGGATTCTTCTTCACCTATAAACGTCAGCATCGATTTGGTTGGGAAGCCGGATGGAGATTAACCTTTACCGATTATCTCGATGATATCAGTACGGTTTATGCCGATCCGAGTATTTTCGGCGGTAATCAAACAGCCATCGATCTTGCTAACCGTTCTGGCGAATTAACCGATCAGCAACGTCCGAGTATGGCTAACTATGCTCCGGGTCAAAAACGTGGTGATTCAAACGATAACGATACCTATTTCTACAGCACCTTTACTTATAGTTATGTGTTCCGTGGTAAAAATCCTTTCTACACACAACACTATTCCTGGTTGGGTGGGAGAAAAGGTAGAAGAACACTTGCCCGTGTGAAATTCTGATTCGATTATACCGAACTATAAAAAGGCCGTTGATTCAACGGCCTTTTTTTATGAATTGAAATAGTTTAGAAAGTGGTTTGCGAATGAGGGTAAAAGGACCCGGTTTTAGTCCATTAATCAGCCATGCCTTTTTATCTTCACGATTAGCTTTGATGCGGTTTTTCAGGGTGACATTGCTTTGTCCGCCCGCTCTCATTTTAACAATGACTCTGGGCAGATAACTGATTTTTATTTTATGCTTGTGAATAAAACGCAACATGATTTCGTAATCGGCTGCGCTTTTTAAATCGAGATTAAAATATCCGTATTGCTCGTAAATTTTTCTGCGCACAAAAAAAGTTGGGTGAGGTGGCATCCATCCTTTTTTAAAATCACCTTCGTGATACGCTTTTGCTTTCCAGTAACGGATGGTTTTATTTAAATCGTGACGGTCCACATATACCAGATCGGCATATACCGCATCGCAGTTATCTTTTTCAAAGAGAGCGACAATATCTTGTATGACTTCCCTATCCGCATATACGTCATCAGAATTCAGAATACCAATGATATCCCCGCTGGCCAGTTGAAGTCCCTTGTTCATTCCATCGTAAATGCCCTTATCGGCCTCGCTGATGTGTTTGTGGATGTAAGCGGAGTGATCGGAAATGATGTTTAATGTAGCGTCCTTTGAAGCACCATCAACCACGATATATTCGATATCGGAATAAGATTGTGAAGCAACCGATTGAATGGTGTCGGAAATGGTATCCGCGCTGTTGTAGCTTATGGTGATCAGCGAAACTTTCATTCCATTTTACGTTCTCTGATTTTTTGTGCAGGATTTCCCGCATACACCGAATAAGCTTCCAGTGTTCCGCTGCACACAGATCCCGCACTTAACACGGCATGCGATTTTAACACGGATCCGGGTCCAACCACAGCTTTCGCTCCCACCCACGCACCTTGTTCCAGTGTGATCGGCGAAACGATCA is part of the Flavobacteriales bacterium genome and encodes:
- a CDS encoding glycosyltransferase, producing MKVSLITISYNSADTISDTIQSVASQSYSDIEYIVVDGASKDATLNIISDHSAYIHKHISEADKGIYDGMNKGLQLASGDIIGILNSDDVYADREVIQDIVALFEKDNCDAVYADLVYVDRHDLNKTIRYWKAKAYHEGDFKKGWMPPHPTFFVRRKIYEQYGYFNLDLKSAADYEIMLRFIHKHKIKISYLPRVIVKMRAGGQSNVTLKNRIKANREDKKAWLINGLKPGPFTLIRKPLSKLFQFIKKGR
- a CDS encoding nitronate monooxygenase yields the protein MNNNRITELFGIQYPIIQAGMIWCSGWELASAVSNAGGLGIIGSGSMYPEILREQVKKCKAATNKPFAVNLPMLYPDIDKHIQTIIDENVPIVFTSAGNPKTYTSMLKEHGKIVVHVVSSSKFALKAQEAGVDAVVAEGFEAGGHNGREETTTLCLIPAVKKAIQIPLIAAGGIGTGQQMLAAMALGADAVQVGSRFVASHESSAHLHFKEAVINTKEGDTALTLKEITPVRLIKNPFYQQVMSAYEKGASLEDLKTLLGKGRAKKGMFEGDMVEGELEIGQVSALFDRIQPAAEIVMEMLTEYNQALLKLKESEPLTV
- a CDS encoding insulinase family protein, producing the protein MIKFDRFQLDNGLKVIVHHDDSTPIVAFNILYDVGARDEDESRTGFAHLFEHLMFGGSVNIPDFDKPLQAVGGSSNAFTNNDITNYYVTLPTDNLETAFWLDSDRMLSLAFSEKSLEVQRSVVIEEFKQRYLNQPYGDVWLLLRPLAYKVHPYKWATIGKEIKHIEDAVLADVKAFFKTHYHPGNAILCVAGNVETAEVKSLCEKWFSSIPAQAKKQRNLPKEPAQTEVRTLTVERDVPFDAIYKAWHMGSRNSADFYAVDLLSDILSRGKSSRLYHALIREQKLFSEVSAFISGDLDDGLFIISGKLIEGVSMEKAEAGIDQILNEIITEPIQEDELEKVKNKAETTKVFNDMAVLDKAMELCYFELLGDAAMVNLEIEKYRKVSSAEILNAAQKMIRPENCSTLYYLAKK